Within Streptomyces sp. NBC_00704, the genomic segment TGGCATCGGCTGCTCCTAGCGATGGGGGTGGCCGGAAGGTTACCGCCGGTAGCCCCCAGTTTTGAAGATGAGCATGCGTCAAGTTTTCGGCGCGTGGAGGCAATCGGAGATCGGAGGGAGCCGAATCGCATGTCGATACGTCTATTCGACGACGTCCGTACGACGACGCCGAAGTGACCGAAGTTCAGCTGCAAATGTGACGGAGGTGCAAGGCGATGGCCGGTTTCCGGAGTCTGGCGAGACAGGTGCGGGACCCGCGTTGCGATCTGGCGCTACGGCGGTACTCGCTGCGCAAGTGCCTCGAGCGGTTCGCTCCCTACGGACACAGGGCGACCTGGGACCACCTGTGCTCCCGGGCCGGGTTCGGCCCCGAGGACCGCTCCCCCGACCCGGCGCGGCTCGTGGCCGCGCTGGACGAGCTGGAGGAGGCCCGGGCCGTCTGGCTCGCCTACGAGGCCGAGTTCGCCGAGCGCCGCAGGAAGGAGAAGCACGACGGGCTGCGCAGACCCGGCACCGTGGACGACTGGCACCGGCTGACCTGGGGCGGTTTCGGCGTCGCATGGTGCGACGACCCGCGGGTCCACCCCCGTGAGCCGCTCGCCGAGGTGCTGCGCAGGCTGATCGCCGCCCTGGAGCGCGAGCCGGGGGCCGACTGCCCGGTGTGCGGCGGCGCGGACCTGCCCTGGAAGTACGAACTGGACCACGAGCCCTCGGCGGGCCCGGTGTGCGCGGACTGCGGGATCCTCGTGCCGCGCCCGGTGCTCACCCCCGAGGCCCTGGCGTACGCCAGGCGTGGACGACTGCTGATGTCCGCCTGAGAGCACGGCGCGATCCGAGGGCACGGCGGGGGCGGGGAGCACGGCGGGGCGGTGCGCCGGGGATGCCGCACCTCCCCCTTCCGTCGGCGGGGGGAGCCGAGGCCCGCCTCGGCCCGTTGTCGGTGGCGGGTGTCACCATCGGGGCATGGTGCAGGTCTGTCTGAACGGAACCCGGGGCGCGGCGGACGGCGCGGTCGTGCCGCTGACGCCCGAAACGCTGGCCGAGTCCGCGGCGGAGGCCGTCGCCGCGGGGGCCACCGACATCCATGTCCACCCCAGAACGCCGTGCGGCCGGGACTCGCTGTCTCCCCGCGTGGTGGCGGCGGTCCTCGACGCGATACGGGCGCGGGTGGCGGTGCCGGTCGGCGTCACCACCGGCGCGTGGGCCGAGCCGGACCCCGCGCGGCGGCTCGCCCTGATACGCGGCTGGACGGCGCTGCCCGACCACGCCTCGGTGAACTGGCACGAGCCGGGCGCGGAGGAGCTGGCCGCGGCCCTGGTCGAGCGGGGCGTCGGCGTGGAGGCGGGAATCTGGTCGGGGACGGACGGGGCGGCACGCTTCGCGGCCTCGCCGCTCGGCCCGCGCGTGCTGCGGGTGCTCGCGGAGGTGACGGACACCGCCGAGGACACGGCCGTGCCGGCCGCACGGGCTCTCCTGGCCGAGCTGGGGCCCGCGTTCGGCCGCCCCGTCCTGCTGCACGGCGAGGACGGCGGTGCCTGGCCGGTGCTGCGACTGGCGCAACGGCTGGGACTGTCCACCCGCATCGGCCTGGAGGACACGCTGCACCTGCCGGACGGACAACGGGCCTCGTCCAACGCCGAGTTGGTCGCACGGGCGACGACCCGGCACGACCTGAGGCGGCCGGGCGTCGGGTGAAGTGGACCTGGGAGTAACGCACTTGAACGCCGAAGTCCCCGTGGACGGTAGCAGTCGTCAATCCGGTCGCTCCACCCGTTTCTCGTGGGGACAGTAGGGCCGATGACACACGACCGAAGCCCGTCGAGTCCCTGAGGAGCCCTGATGTCGACGCTGCGCGTCACCGCCGAGGTGCTGACCGTCCACGAACACCCCAACGCCGACGCCCTCGAACTGGCCCAGGTCGGGCTGTACCGCGCCGTGGTCGCCAAGGGCGCCTACCGGACCGGCGAGGCGGCCCTGTACATCCCCGAGCAGTCGGTGCTGCCCGCCGCGCTGATCGAGGAACTGGGGCTGACCGGGCGGCTGGCGGGCAGCGGGTCGGACCGGGTCAAGGCGGTGCGGCTGCGGGGCGAGCTGTCGCAGGGGATCGTGTGCCGGCCCGATGCGCTCGCCGGCGTCGACCTCGCGCGCGCGGCGGCCGAGGGGACCGACTTCGCGGAGCGGCTCGGCATCGTCAAGTGGGTGCCGCCGATCCCGCCGACCATG encodes:
- a CDS encoding 3-keto-5-aminohexanoate cleavage protein; translated protein: MVQVCLNGTRGAADGAVVPLTPETLAESAAEAVAAGATDIHVHPRTPCGRDSLSPRVVAAVLDAIRARVAVPVGVTTGAWAEPDPARRLALIRGWTALPDHASVNWHEPGAEELAAALVERGVGVEAGIWSGTDGAARFAASPLGPRVLRVLAEVTDTAEDTAVPAARALLAELGPAFGRPVLLHGEDGGAWPVLRLAQRLGLSTRIGLEDTLHLPDGQRASSNAELVARATTRHDLRRPGVG